The Urbifossiella limnaea genome has a window encoding:
- a CDS encoding ABC-F family ATP-binding cassette domain-containing protein, translating to MLLLSCTNLSRGYGATPLFDGVTFEVHAGERIGFVGPNGAGKSTLLRCLTHPDEADSGIVTLHAGARLGTLQQVAEFAPGRTLFAEAKSAFDELLATQKEFERVAEQLAATTDDTQRRLLSQKFDRLAELLRHHDAYELDHKVESVLSGLGFREPDFTRDVVTFSGGQQRRLLLAKLLLSAPDVMLLDEPSNHLDIDTTRWLEDYLARQPEGMIVVSHDRYFLDKVVNKIFELHDRKITSYPGNYHQYVRLRDERYERQLKEYEARREYVEKQEEYIRKNHYGQLAKQAQSRMKALDKLDDVEKPTRVSGPRIAFQSVSRSGDVVFTAEELTKRYGDKVLFDELNFDLPRGKRLAIMGPNGSGKTTLLRILLGDEEPTSGKVRRGHLVFPGYLDQHLKVLDEEKTVMRAVWPDDEPDHTEQKMRDLLGHFGLHGETVEQPVKSLSGGERSRAALAKLTVNGVNLLILDEPTNHLDLWACDALEEALKAFGGTVIVVTHDRYFLNRVADLLIVLDGAGGSELVYGNYDTFELLRQAREKADAASGRRESAVSSSPTTDAKPAKRKRVYPYRKVPDLEADIAATEAKVAALEAALQSPDVYRDAPKLKQTTTDLEAAKAALARLYLHWEEAVELNG from the coding sequence ATGCTCCTGCTCAGCTGCACCAACCTGTCCCGCGGGTACGGCGCCACGCCGCTGTTCGACGGCGTCACCTTCGAGGTCCACGCCGGCGAGCGGATCGGCTTCGTCGGCCCCAACGGCGCCGGCAAGTCCACCCTCCTCCGCTGCCTCACCCACCCCGACGAAGCGGATTCGGGAATCGTCACGCTCCACGCCGGCGCCCGCCTCGGCACGCTGCAACAGGTCGCCGAGTTCGCCCCCGGCCGAACGCTGTTCGCGGAGGCGAAGTCGGCGTTTGACGAGCTCCTCGCCACGCAGAAGGAGTTCGAGCGCGTCGCCGAACAACTCGCGGCCACGACCGACGACACGCAGCGCCGCCTCCTGTCGCAGAAGTTCGACCGCCTCGCCGAACTGCTCCGCCACCACGACGCCTACGAGCTCGACCACAAGGTCGAATCGGTGCTGAGCGGGCTCGGCTTCCGCGAGCCCGACTTCACCCGCGACGTGGTCACCTTCTCTGGCGGCCAGCAGCGGCGGCTCCTGCTGGCGAAGTTGCTGCTGAGCGCCCCGGACGTGATGCTCCTCGACGAGCCGAGCAACCACCTCGACATCGACACCACCCGCTGGCTCGAAGACTACCTCGCCCGGCAGCCCGAGGGCATGATCGTGGTCAGCCACGACCGCTACTTCCTGGACAAGGTGGTGAACAAGATCTTCGAGCTGCACGACCGCAAGATCACGAGCTACCCCGGCAACTACCACCAGTACGTGCGGCTCCGCGACGAGCGGTACGAGCGGCAGCTGAAGGAGTACGAGGCCCGCAGGGAGTACGTCGAGAAGCAGGAGGAGTACATCCGCAAGAACCACTACGGCCAGCTCGCCAAGCAGGCGCAGTCGCGGATGAAGGCGCTCGACAAGCTCGACGACGTGGAAAAGCCGACGCGCGTGTCCGGCCCGCGGATCGCGTTCCAGAGCGTCAGCCGCTCCGGCGACGTGGTGTTCACCGCGGAGGAACTCACGAAGCGGTACGGCGACAAGGTGCTGTTCGACGAGCTGAACTTCGACCTGCCGCGCGGCAAGCGGCTGGCCATCATGGGGCCGAACGGCAGCGGCAAGACCACGCTGCTGCGCATCCTCCTCGGCGACGAGGAGCCCACCTCGGGGAAGGTGCGCCGCGGGCACCTCGTGTTCCCCGGCTACCTCGACCAGCACCTCAAGGTGCTCGACGAGGAGAAGACGGTGATGCGCGCCGTGTGGCCGGACGACGAGCCGGACCACACCGAGCAGAAGATGCGCGACCTGCTCGGCCACTTCGGCCTGCACGGCGAGACGGTGGAGCAGCCGGTGAAGTCGCTGTCGGGCGGCGAGCGGAGCCGGGCGGCGCTGGCGAAGCTGACCGTCAACGGCGTGAACCTGCTGATCCTGGACGAGCCGACGAACCACCTCGACCTGTGGGCGTGCGACGCGCTCGAGGAGGCGCTGAAGGCGTTCGGCGGCACCGTCATCGTGGTGACGCACGACCGCTACTTCCTCAACCGCGTCGCCGACCTGCTGATCGTGCTGGACGGCGCCGGCGGCAGCGAGCTGGTGTACGGCAACTACGACACGTTCGAGCTGCTGCGGCAGGCCCGCGAGAAGGCGGACGCGGCGAGCGGCCGACGTGAGTCGGCTGTTTCTTCTTCACCAACAACGGACGCCAAGCCCGCGAAGCGGAAGCGCGTCTACCCGTACCGGAAGGTGCCGGACCTGGAGGCGGACATCGCCGCGACGGAGGCGAAGGTGGCGGCGCTGGAGGCGGCGCTGCAGTCGCCGGACGTGTACCGCGACGCCCCGAAGCTGAAGCAGACGACGACCGACCTGGAGGCCGCGAAGGCGGCGCTGGCGCGGCTGTACCTGCACTGGGAAGAGGCGGTAGAATTGAACGGCTGA
- a CDS encoding acyl-CoA desaturase, with protein sequence MSAVVPATAAVGPAAPRPRPKLIRGFYVMLIVVHLLALTALLPYVFTWWGVVALLVGNFVFGSIGINLAYHRMLTHDAVQFPTWLRRVFITCGVCSLEGSPLWWVLNHRIHHQKSDAAGDPHSPRDGFFWGHMGWIYTSDAERNRLSTYEKYVPDLMTDPYLRWLHRGQRWTLVYLAHALVIAAVGFAVGFAVTDTTEAAVQLGTQVFVWGVLVRTVYVWHITWFVNSAAHRWGYKSYDTPDNSRNNWWVALLTNGEGWHNNHHAAPRACSQGHRWWEIDLTFTFVRALALVGLATNVVPVKVAGYRQKDATA encoded by the coding sequence GTGAGTGCCGTCGTTCCCGCCACCGCCGCCGTCGGTCCTGCCGCCCCCCGCCCGCGGCCGAAGCTGATCCGCGGGTTCTACGTGATGCTGATCGTGGTTCACCTCCTCGCGCTCACGGCGCTGCTGCCGTACGTCTTCACCTGGTGGGGCGTCGTGGCGCTGCTGGTTGGGAACTTTGTGTTCGGCAGCATCGGGATCAACCTGGCGTACCACCGGATGCTGACGCACGACGCGGTGCAGTTCCCGACGTGGCTGCGGCGGGTGTTCATCACCTGCGGGGTGTGCAGCCTGGAGGGGTCGCCGCTGTGGTGGGTGCTGAACCACCGCATCCACCACCAGAAGTCCGACGCCGCGGGCGACCCGCACTCGCCGCGCGACGGCTTCTTCTGGGGGCACATGGGCTGGATCTACACCAGCGACGCCGAGCGGAACCGGCTCAGCACGTACGAGAAGTACGTCCCCGACCTGATGACCGACCCGTACCTCCGCTGGCTCCACCGCGGCCAGAGGTGGACGCTGGTGTACCTGGCGCACGCGCTGGTCATCGCCGCGGTCGGCTTCGCGGTCGGCTTCGCGGTCACGGACACGACTGAGGCCGCGGTGCAACTGGGGACGCAGGTGTTCGTGTGGGGCGTGCTGGTGCGGACGGTGTACGTGTGGCACATCACGTGGTTCGTGAACTCGGCGGCGCACCGCTGGGGCTACAAGAGCTACGACACGCCCGACAACAGCCGGAACAACTGGTGGGTGGCGCTGCTGACGAACGGCGAGGGGTGGCACAACAACCACCACGCCGCGCCGCGGGCGTGCTCGCAGGGGCACCGGTGGTGGGAGATCGACCTGACGTTCACCTTCGTGCGCGCCCTGGCGCTGGTGGGGCTGGCGACGAACGTGGTGCCGGTGAAGGTGGCGGGCTACCGGCAGAAGGACGCCACCGCCTGA
- a CDS encoding YgiQ family radical SAM protein translates to MLARGWDAVDVVFVSGDAYVDHPSFAAAILHRSLEAAGFRVGVVSQPPWQTCEPWREFGRPRLFFAVSAGNMDSLINHYTANKKVRNDDAYSPGGRIGLRPDRATLVYCQRAREAFPGVPVIAGGVEASLRRLAHYDYWSDTVKRSIVLDSKADLVCYGMGEKTIVEVARRLAAGGTVKELRDLRGVTYALGAKESEALASRERERPEASHLVPPPVAHAPGSPVEFLPSYEAVRADKLAFAEATRVIHTNTNPFNAATLVQFHDRQAVVQTPPALPLSQEEMDAAYDLPFTRRPHPSYTEPVPAHEMIKDSVTIMRGCFGGCTFCSITAHQGRIIQSRSQESIMKEVEKLAADPEFKGHVSDVGGATANMYRMRCTRPDVEAKCKRLSCVHPGICKLLGTDHGPTVELLRKVREVPGIKKVSVSSGIRMDLAQLSPEYVRELAEHHTGGRLKVAPEHASPTVLELMKKPSIDNFDVFAEQFVAASAAAGKPKQQIVPYFIAGHPGSDLGEMIELALYLKRTGYRPDQVQDFIPAPFDIATALYYTGIDPFTKKEVHVSRGLKDRKMQRALMQFFKPENYFTVREALIEAGRADLIGGCDGLIPAHPPKEAIEAKRRQANEAFKGDHYHTVANPAKGEPPGERGAEPPKPTGYRPGRKTQQRRPGKKSGGPKA, encoded by the coding sequence ATGCTCGCCCGCGGGTGGGACGCCGTGGACGTGGTGTTCGTCTCCGGCGACGCCTACGTCGATCACCCCAGCTTCGCCGCCGCGATCCTGCACCGCTCGCTGGAGGCGGCCGGGTTCCGCGTCGGGGTCGTGAGCCAGCCGCCGTGGCAGACGTGCGAGCCGTGGCGCGAGTTCGGCCGGCCGCGGCTGTTCTTCGCCGTCAGCGCGGGGAACATGGACTCGCTCATCAACCACTACACGGCGAACAAGAAGGTCCGCAACGACGACGCCTACTCGCCCGGCGGCCGCATCGGGCTGCGGCCCGACCGCGCCACGCTGGTGTACTGCCAGCGCGCCCGCGAGGCGTTCCCCGGGGTGCCGGTGATCGCCGGCGGCGTCGAGGCCTCGCTGCGGCGGCTGGCCCACTACGACTACTGGAGCGACACCGTCAAGCGCTCCATCGTGCTGGACAGCAAGGCCGACCTGGTGTGCTACGGGATGGGCGAGAAGACCATCGTGGAGGTGGCGCGCCGCCTCGCCGCCGGCGGCACGGTGAAGGAACTGCGCGACCTGCGCGGCGTGACCTACGCGCTGGGCGCGAAGGAGAGCGAGGCGCTGGCGAGCCGGGAGCGTGAGCGACCGGAGGCTTCGCACCTCGTTCCGCCTCCGGTCGCTCACGCTCCCGGCTCGCCGGTCGAGTTCCTGCCCTCCTACGAGGCCGTGCGCGCCGACAAGCTCGCGTTCGCCGAGGCGACGCGCGTCATCCACACGAACACGAACCCGTTCAACGCCGCCACCCTCGTCCAGTTCCACGACCGCCAGGCGGTGGTGCAGACGCCGCCCGCCCTGCCCCTCTCGCAGGAGGAGATGGACGCCGCCTACGACCTGCCGTTCACCCGCCGGCCGCACCCGAGCTACACCGAGCCGGTGCCGGCGCACGAGATGATCAAGGACTCGGTGACGATCATGCGCGGCTGCTTCGGCGGCTGCACGTTCTGCAGCATCACCGCGCACCAGGGCCGCATCATCCAGAGCCGCTCGCAAGAATCGATCATGAAGGAGGTGGAGAAACTCGCGGCCGACCCCGAGTTCAAGGGGCACGTCTCGGACGTGGGCGGCGCGACGGCGAACATGTACCGGATGCGCTGCACCCGCCCCGACGTGGAGGCGAAGTGCAAGCGCCTCTCGTGCGTCCACCCCGGCATCTGCAAGCTCCTCGGCACCGACCACGGCCCGACGGTGGAGCTGCTGCGGAAGGTGCGCGAGGTGCCCGGCATCAAGAAGGTGTCCGTGTCGAGCGGCATCCGGATGGATTTGGCGCAACTCTCCCCCGAGTACGTCCGGGAGCTGGCCGAGCACCACACCGGCGGCCGGCTGAAGGTGGCCCCCGAGCACGCCAGCCCGACCGTGCTGGAGCTGATGAAGAAGCCGAGCATCGACAACTTCGACGTGTTCGCCGAGCAGTTCGTGGCGGCGAGCGCGGCGGCGGGGAAGCCGAAGCAGCAGATCGTCCCGTACTTCATCGCCGGCCACCCGGGCTCGGACCTGGGCGAGATGATCGAGCTGGCGCTGTACCTGAAGCGGACGGGCTACCGCCCGGACCAGGTGCAGGACTTCATCCCGGCGCCGTTCGACATCGCCACGGCACTTTACTACACGGGGATCGATCCGTTCACCAAGAAGGAAGTCCACGTCTCCCGCGGCTTGAAAGACCGGAAAATGCAGCGTGCCCTCATGCAGTTCTTCAAGCCCGAAAACTACTTCACGGTCCGCGAGGCGCTCATTGAGGCCGGCCGGGCCGACCTGATCGGCGGGTGCGACGGGCTGATCCCGGCCCACCCGCCGAAGGAGGCGATTGAGGCGAAGCGCCGGCAGGCGAACGAAGCCTTCAAGGGCGACCATTACCACACCGTCGCGAATCCGGCGAAGGGCGAGCCGCCCGGCGAGCGCGGGGCGGAACCGCCCAAGCCGACCGGGTACCGGCCGGGGCGGAAGACGCAGCAGCGACGCCCGGGGAAGAAGTCCGGTGGGCCGAAGGCGTGA
- a CDS encoding AAA family ATPase — translation MSTDRFTEYLNQFAADRTQMLDQLRKVVVGQGEVIEQVLAAIFTRGHCLLVGVPGLAKTLMVSSVSQILSTTFKRVQFTPDLMPSDITGTTVLDENEDGKREFRFVRGPIFANVVLADEINRTPPKTQAALLEAMQERQVTVGQETMKLPEPFFVIATQNPIEQEGTYPLPEAQLDRFMFNIKVDYPGADDERQIVARSARDDTPELTKVLTAERIIAWQKLVRKIEVPGFVIDFIVKLVRATRPKDPSAPELVKRLVDWGAGPRAGQFLVRAGQAFAAMDGRPSVALDDIKKAAIPVLRHRVSANFQAQAEGKDSDDIVAELLRVVSDPEPQKYLPRKAGK, via the coding sequence GTGTCCACCGACCGCTTCACCGAGTACCTGAACCAGTTCGCCGCCGACCGCACCCAGATGCTCGACCAGCTCCGCAAGGTCGTCGTCGGCCAGGGCGAGGTGATCGAGCAGGTGCTCGCCGCCATCTTCACCCGCGGCCACTGCCTCCTCGTCGGCGTGCCGGGCCTCGCCAAGACGCTCATGGTCTCCAGCGTCAGCCAGATCCTCAGCACCACCTTCAAGCGCGTCCAGTTCACCCCGGACCTGATGCCGTCGGACATCACCGGCACCACCGTGCTGGACGAGAACGAGGACGGGAAGCGCGAGTTCCGCTTCGTCCGCGGGCCGATCTTCGCCAACGTCGTGCTCGCCGACGAGATCAACCGCACCCCGCCGAAGACGCAGGCGGCGCTGCTCGAAGCCATGCAGGAGCGGCAGGTGACCGTCGGCCAGGAGACGATGAAGCTGCCGGAGCCGTTCTTCGTCATCGCCACGCAGAACCCGATCGAGCAGGAGGGCACGTACCCGCTCCCCGAGGCGCAGCTCGACCGGTTCATGTTCAACATCAAGGTGGACTACCCCGGGGCCGACGACGAGCGGCAGATCGTGGCCCGCAGCGCCCGCGACGACACGCCGGAGCTCACGAAGGTGCTCACCGCCGAGCGGATCATCGCCTGGCAGAAGCTGGTGCGGAAGATCGAGGTGCCGGGGTTCGTGATCGACTTCATCGTCAAGCTGGTGCGGGCGACGCGGCCCAAAGACCCGAGCGCGCCGGAGCTGGTGAAGCGACTCGTGGACTGGGGCGCGGGGCCGCGCGCGGGCCAGTTCCTGGTGCGCGCCGGGCAGGCGTTCGCGGCGATGGACGGCCGGCCGAGCGTGGCGCTGGACGACATCAAGAAGGCGGCGATCCCCGTGCTGCGGCACCGCGTCAGCGCCAACTTCCAGGCGCAGGCCGAGGGGAAGGACAGCGACGACATCGTGGCCGAGTTGCTGCGGGTGGTGAGCGACCCGGAGCCGCAGAAGTACCTGCCCCGCAAAGCCGGGAAATGA
- a CDS encoding plasmid pRiA4b ORF-3 family protein translates to MISRTIEVRGDQTLEQLHRAIFAAFDRSDEHLYEFQFGKRPFDPKGPNYGIPDPHERKKGYGDARKTTMDAVGLTSDRVFGYLFDFGDEWFHQVQVERIEHAIPTVTYPRVTKRVGQSPPQYAEE, encoded by the coding sequence GTGATTAGCCGCACCATCGAGGTCCGCGGCGACCAGACGCTCGAACAACTTCACCGAGCCATCTTCGCGGCGTTCGACCGGTCCGACGAACACCTTTACGAGTTCCAGTTCGGCAAGCGGCCGTTCGATCCCAAGGGGCCCAACTACGGCATCCCCGACCCGCACGAGCGCAAGAAGGGATACGGCGACGCCCGCAAGACCACGATGGACGCCGTTGGTTTGACGTCGGATCGCGTCTTCGGCTACCTGTTCGACTTCGGCGACGAGTGGTTTCATCAGGTTCAGGTGGAGCGGATCGAGCACGCCATTCCGACCGTCACCTACCCGCGTGTTACCAAGCGAGTAGGCCAATCTCCGCCACAGTATGCTGAGGAATAA
- a CDS encoding PP2C family protein-serine/threonine phosphatase → MTRPPLTVRQVMAAEVVTVAPDTPLDVAIGLMNLYRIGALVVVRPDRSAAGVFTDRDLLRRVAVAPAGWQERPVSEWMTADPHTIGPEVGWEEALATLERFRVRHLPVVENGKVIGIISPRVLVSRREEYLNRVVEERTRALRQANEHLLGRDAELTYNMRAAARFQTRLLLPPRPPDWPELRWGTHYAPLNHLGGDYYDTALPAPDHLGVLIADASGHSIAAMMVAILSRTAFTDAAARTPRPGEVLAAMNTRLLALADDRFVTAFYGVLDRRTRVFTYAVAGHPPPLRFEARTGEVRPLTGQGFLLGIMPEEVYRERQVQLEPGDRLLFYTDGLIEARNEIGETYDAARLTAAFRAHAAEPADEVVAALVADHRRFCGAQPLGDDVTVVAMEVGMTRGMTNDE, encoded by the coding sequence ATGACGCGCCCGCCGCTGACCGTGCGCCAGGTGATGGCCGCCGAGGTCGTCACCGTCGCCCCCGACACGCCGCTCGACGTGGCGATCGGGCTGATGAACCTGTACCGCATCGGCGCCCTGGTCGTGGTCCGCCCCGACCGCTCGGCGGCCGGCGTGTTCACCGACCGCGACCTGCTCCGCCGCGTCGCCGTGGCCCCGGCCGGGTGGCAGGAGCGCCCCGTGTCCGAGTGGATGACCGCCGACCCGCACACCATCGGCCCCGAGGTCGGCTGGGAGGAGGCGCTCGCAACTCTAGAACGCTTCCGCGTCCGGCACCTGCCCGTCGTCGAGAACGGCAAGGTGATCGGCATCATCTCGCCGCGGGTGCTCGTGTCCCGCCGCGAGGAGTACCTCAACCGCGTGGTCGAGGAGCGCACCCGCGCCCTGCGGCAGGCGAACGAGCACCTGCTGGGCCGCGACGCCGAGCTGACGTACAACATGCGTGCCGCGGCACGGTTCCAAACGCGATTACTCCTGCCGCCGCGACCGCCCGACTGGCCGGAGCTGCGCTGGGGCACGCACTACGCGCCGCTCAACCACCTCGGCGGCGACTACTACGACACCGCGCTTCCCGCCCCCGACCACCTCGGCGTGCTGATCGCCGACGCCAGCGGGCACAGCATCGCCGCGATGATGGTGGCCATCCTGTCGCGGACGGCGTTCACCGACGCCGCGGCCCGCACGCCGCGCCCCGGCGAGGTGCTGGCGGCGATGAACACGCGCCTCCTGGCGCTGGCCGACGACCGGTTCGTGACGGCGTTCTACGGCGTGCTGGACCGCCGCACGCGGGTGTTCACGTACGCCGTGGCCGGCCACCCGCCGCCGCTGCGGTTCGAGGCCCGCACCGGCGAGGTGAGGCCGCTGACGGGGCAGGGGTTCCTGCTGGGGATCATGCCGGAGGAGGTGTACCGCGAGCGCCAGGTGCAGCTCGAACCCGGCGACCGGCTGCTGTTCTACACCGACGGTCTGATCGAGGCCCGCAACGAGATCGGCGAGACGTACGACGCGGCGCGGCTGACGGCGGCGTTCCGCGCGCACGCGGCCGAGCCGGCGGACGAGGTCGTGGCGGCGCTGGTGGCCGACCACCGCCGCTTTTGCGGCGCGCAGCCCCTCGGCGACGACGTGACCGTGGTGGCGATGGAGGTCGGAATGACTCGGGGAATGACGAATGACGAATGA
- a CDS encoding LexA family protein yields the protein MADFTPTQGRYLAFIHAYAGLHGRPPAEAEIAAALCVSPPSVNQMVKTLEKKGLVLRHPGQPRSLRILVPEDEIPPWKRRRSATSPERPGNPPRRVDATTAAPPANLYVVSVFLTGAGQREVRQQGD from the coding sequence ATGGCCGACTTCACTCCGACCCAGGGCCGGTACCTGGCGTTCATTCACGCCTACGCCGGCCTGCACGGCCGCCCGCCCGCCGAAGCCGAGATCGCCGCGGCCCTGTGCGTTTCGCCGCCGTCGGTGAATCAGATGGTGAAGACGTTGGAAAAGAAGGGCCTGGTCCTGCGCCACCCGGGCCAGCCCCGGTCGCTCCGAATCCTGGTCCCGGAAGACGAGATTCCGCCGTGGAAGCGGCGCAGGTCGGCGACGAGCCCCGAACGTCCCGGTAACCCGCCGAGACGCGTTGACGCGACGACGGCGGCACCCCCGGCGAACCTGTACGTCGTGTCGGTCTTCCTGACGGGGGCCGGTCAGCGAGAAGTTCGCCAACAAGGTGATTAG
- a CDS encoding CoA-transferase subunit beta codes for MPYTPTELMICAAARELEDGTTVAVGTGVPCAAAMLAQRTHAPNLVIMFESGSLAPQLPTMPVSVGDSTTQQRALMVTSMADVMQFCQRGMVDATFLSGAQIDPYGNLNSTMIGTDYARPKVRLPGSGGANDLASFCWKTLILLKHDAKKFVPKLDFLTTPGYLTGPGAREAAGLPANTGPARVITDLCVLDFADDTKRMRVRSLHPGVTLEQVRAATGFELPACDPLGTTPAPTDRELTLLRTEVDPNRYILGRAG; via the coding sequence GTGCCGTACACGCCGACCGAGTTGATGATCTGCGCCGCCGCCCGCGAGCTGGAGGACGGCACCACCGTGGCCGTCGGCACCGGGGTGCCGTGCGCCGCGGCGATGCTGGCGCAGCGGACGCACGCCCCGAACCTGGTGATCATGTTCGAGTCGGGCAGCCTCGCGCCGCAGCTGCCGACGATGCCGGTAAGCGTCGGCGACAGCACGACGCAGCAGCGCGCCCTGATGGTGACGAGCATGGCCGACGTGATGCAGTTCTGCCAGCGCGGCATGGTGGACGCCACGTTCCTGAGCGGCGCCCAGATCGACCCCTACGGCAACCTCAACTCGACGATGATCGGCACCGACTACGCCCGCCCGAAGGTGCGCCTGCCGGGCAGCGGCGGCGCCAACGACCTGGCCAGCTTCTGCTGGAAGACGCTGATCCTGCTGAAGCACGACGCCAAGAAGTTCGTGCCGAAGCTCGACTTCCTGACGACGCCCGGCTACCTGACCGGCCCCGGCGCCCGCGAGGCGGCGGGCCTGCCGGCGAACACCGGCCCGGCGCGGGTGATCACGGACCTGTGCGTGCTGGACTTCGCCGACGACACGAAGCGGATGCGCGTCCGCAGCCTCCACCCGGGGGTGACGCTGGAGCAGGTTCGCGCCGCGACCGGCTTCGAACTGCCGGCGTGCGACCCCCTCGGCACGACGCCGGCGCCGACGGACCGCGAGCTGACGCTCTTGCGGACGGAGGTGGACCCGAACCGCTACATCCTCGGCCGCGCGGGGTGA
- a CDS encoding sigma-70 family RNA polymerase sigma factor — protein MADDSPTLSTNELWFWVTELRAGRPNAAEPTFRKIVARVEALAGDMFRKFPRVGRFVAVDDVVQNCLVRLLRALREVRPQSRHHFYALANELIRRELLDLVKHYFGPCGAGTNLADVTVGDGAPDPAAADADLERAAAFHEAVAELPPEEREVIGLIYYQNWPLADIANLFQVSVRTVQRWRDAAVATLKDRIGEW, from the coding sequence ATGGCGGACGACTCCCCGACGCTGAGTACCAATGAGCTGTGGTTCTGGGTGACCGAGCTGCGGGCCGGGCGGCCGAACGCCGCCGAGCCGACGTTCCGCAAGATCGTCGCCCGGGTCGAGGCGCTGGCCGGCGACATGTTCCGCAAGTTCCCCCGCGTCGGCCGGTTCGTGGCCGTCGACGACGTGGTGCAGAACTGCCTGGTGCGGCTGCTGCGGGCGCTGCGTGAGGTCCGGCCGCAGTCGCGGCACCACTTCTACGCCCTGGCCAACGAGCTCATCCGCCGCGAGCTGCTCGACCTGGTGAAGCACTACTTCGGCCCGTGCGGCGCCGGCACGAACCTGGCCGACGTAACGGTCGGCGACGGCGCCCCCGACCCGGCCGCGGCCGACGCCGACCTGGAGCGAGCGGCGGCGTTCCACGAGGCGGTCGCCGAGCTGCCGCCGGAGGAGCGCGAGGTGATCGGCCTGATCTACTACCAGAACTGGCCGCTGGCCGACATCGCCAACCTGTTCCAGGTGAGCGTCCGCACCGTGCAGCGCTGGCGCGACGCCGCGGTGGCGACGCTCAAGGACCGGATCGGGGAGTGGTGA
- a CDS encoding NUDIX hydrolase, which yields MSDPVRQSAVLAVSDDRVCLVTARSGRRWVIPKGQIDPGHTAGEAALIEAWEEAGLAGTLDGEPVGSFVYEKLGRAHHVLVYRMTVTAVHDRYPEMGSRQRAWVTVDEAIDRVDEPGLRDLLRRLFEAPHPDQLSVG from the coding sequence ATGAGCGATCCGGTCCGCCAGTCCGCCGTCCTCGCCGTGTCCGACGACCGGGTGTGTCTGGTGACGGCGCGGAGCGGGCGGCGGTGGGTGATCCCCAAGGGCCAGATCGACCCGGGCCACACGGCCGGCGAGGCGGCGCTGATCGAGGCGTGGGAGGAGGCCGGGTTGGCCGGCACGCTCGACGGGGAGCCGGTCGGGAGTTTCGTGTACGAGAAGCTCGGCCGGGCGCACCACGTCCTCGTGTACCGGATGACCGTGACCGCGGTCCACGACCGCTACCCCGAAATGGGCTCCCGCCAGCGCGCCTGGGTGACCGTCGACGAGGCCATCGACCGGGTGGACGAGCCCGGCCTGCGCGACCTGCTGCGGCGCCTGTTCGAGGCGCCGCACCCCGACCAGCTGAGCGTGGGGTGA
- a CDS encoding TIGR02996 domain-containing protein yields the protein MTDEPALLAAIAARPDDDTPRLVYADWLDDHGQGERAEFIRLQCVLARDDLDDPAAAERADELENQHRIRWLADVPTGPGLRWSFHRGFPERLEAVTQLLLNRYRKVATLPLLRDLCLTRFFGEAARVFVAKPWPPSIVELELWVDVGGWREPDEVRASIRVIAACPQTAQLRVLRIGGKPLPGGAVAALADSRHLDGLERLFVPGDPGRTVYAPLRERFGDRLVGEGA from the coding sequence ATGACCGACGAACCGGCGCTGCTGGCCGCGATCGCCGCCCGCCCTGACGACGACACCCCGCGCCTCGTCTACGCCGACTGGCTGGACGACCACGGGCAGGGCGAGCGCGCCGAGTTCATCCGCCTGCAATGCGTGCTGGCCCGGGACGATCTGGACGACCCCGCCGCGGCCGAGCGCGCCGACGAGTTGGAGAACCAGCACCGCATCCGCTGGCTGGCGGACGTGCCGACCGGGCCGGGCCTGCGCTGGAGCTTCCACCGCGGCTTCCCCGAGCGGCTGGAGGCCGTGACCCAGCTGCTGCTCAACCGATACCGGAAGGTGGCGACGCTCCCGCTGCTCCGCGACTTGTGTCTGACGCGGTTCTTCGGCGAGGCGGCCCGGGTGTTCGTGGCGAAGCCGTGGCCACCGAGCATCGTGGAACTGGAACTGTGGGTCGATGTCGGCGGGTGGCGCGAGCCGGACGAGGTCCGGGCGTCAATCCGGGTGATTGCCGCCTGCCCGCAGACGGCGCAACTCCGAGTTCTGCGGATCGGCGGCAAGCCACTGCCGGGTGGTGCGGTGGCCGCGCTGGCGGATTCGAGGCACCTGGACGGGTTGGAGAGGCTGTTCGTCCCCGGTGACCCGGGCCGGACGGTGTACGCCCCGCTGCGGGAGCGGTTCGGCGACCGGCTGGTCGGGGAGGGGGCGTGA